From Proteiniborus sp. MB09-C3, the proteins below share one genomic window:
- a CDS encoding phage tail tape measure protein: MANDVEKRITAKFVADTTGLNKSVGDVNRQLKLAQSEFKNTSTQIGVFGKDSEKLKSVQDGLAKQVELHSKKVDLYKNSIEKTTSKMQDNIKERDRLKVSLDSSNKAYDEAVKLYGKESEQAQKAKEEVSKLEKEYKNKEKAIESNTRQIQNYETNMNKANTQMVKTQGELNKINQELDKSNNKWLQASDTLKKNSESLKSVGEGMNKAGNTILKATAPLVGLGAASLKFGIDFESAFAGVKKTVDATDEQLSRLSDGIRNMAKEIPSSATAIAGVAEAAGQLGIQTNNILGFTRVMIDLGEATNLSADEAATSLARFANITQMSQGDFDKLGSTIVALGNSMATTESEIVAMGMGLAGAGAQVGLTEAQIMSFAGALSSVGIEAQAGGSAFSKVMIEMQLAVETNSEKLQDFANVAGMSATQFKQAFKEDSAGAIIAFIKGLSDAEKQGTSTIKILDDMGITEVRLRDALLRASGASDVFSEAIKTGTKAWDENIALSNEAAQRYETTESKLKILKNQFVDVGIKLGDVLIPYLEKGVDKLGEFADWLGNVDSETLESTAKMVGFAVAIGGVLKVGGGAISTVGNIAGGLSKLTKVLGATKVATAGVGTVASVAGGTAGLGGLAAGLGGAVVAAAPFLLAGAAVAGVGYTIYKGMTEEAIPAIDLFADKVEYAATSIDGSYSRMSSGYETTVTTISESTKTAVGAYLELDESAKKSIDSIYIHSTEITEQMKNELIGKYEEMGATINSTTEQKRIENINDLQEFFNESKALSEREESDILANTEKYYSDKQKTVQGYEDEIKRIIEIASNERRKLTETEVMSINGLQQKMKEEAVKILSENEIEAQIILQRMKDYDTRITAEQTAEHILKLNESRDKAVAVANEEYEKRIATIIKMRDEAKVISTEQADALIEDAGRQRDGIVQRAEETRLEALDKMRRMNKDLDEQVETTTGKILTWWDKLKRWWGDWKPETKTFETQQKTYSTVVTSYASVGGKPAVSANWTGTNSFQGGLTTLHEKGYEVYDLPRGTRIYNHEASEDMVIKAAEEVVGKMFDKNNMGGYVQNAPILHVDNLQVRNDGDIQKITDKIVREMNKMGIVRGIV, from the coding sequence ATGGCAAATGATGTAGAAAAACGGATAACCGCCAAATTTGTAGCTGATACTACTGGATTGAATAAAAGTGTCGGTGATGTAAATAGACAGTTAAAACTTGCTCAGAGTGAGTTTAAAAACACTTCTACTCAAATAGGCGTTTTTGGAAAGGATTCAGAAAAATTAAAGTCTGTACAAGATGGTTTAGCAAAGCAAGTAGAATTACATTCTAAGAAAGTAGATTTGTATAAGAATAGCATTGAAAAAACTACTTCTAAAATGCAGGATAACATAAAAGAAAGAGATAGATTAAAAGTAAGTTTAGACAGCTCTAATAAGGCATATGATGAAGCAGTAAAACTCTATGGTAAAGAATCAGAACAGGCACAGAAAGCAAAAGAGGAAGTATCTAAGCTTGAAAAAGAGTATAAGAATAAAGAAAAAGCTATAGAGTCGAATACTAGACAGATTCAAAATTACGAGACTAATATGAATAAAGCTAATACGCAAATGGTTAAAACTCAAGGTGAATTGAATAAAATTAATCAAGAGTTAGATAAGTCTAATAATAAATGGCTACAGGCTAGCGATACACTAAAAAAGAATTCAGAAAGCCTAAAGAGTGTTGGCGAAGGAATGAATAAAGCAGGGAATACGATTCTAAAAGCTACAGCTCCTCTTGTCGGATTGGGAGCAGCAAGCTTAAAGTTTGGAATTGATTTTGAGAGCGCTTTTGCAGGGGTTAAAAAGACAGTTGATGCGACAGATGAACAGCTTTCAAGATTAAGCGATGGAATAAGGAATATGGCAAAAGAAATACCTTCTAGTGCTACAGCTATAGCGGGAGTTGCAGAAGCAGCAGGACAATTAGGTATTCAAACTAATAATATTTTAGGATTCACTAGAGTAATGATAGATCTAGGTGAAGCTACTAATTTAAGTGCCGACGAAGCAGCAACATCTTTAGCTAGATTTGCTAACATTACACAGATGAGCCAGGGCGATTTTGATAAATTGGGAAGTACAATTGTTGCACTTGGAAACTCTATGGCTACAACGGAAAGTGAAATTGTTGCTATGGGCATGGGTTTAGCAGGTGCAGGTGCACAAGTAGGATTAACAGAAGCTCAGATAATGTCATTTGCTGGTGCTTTAAGTTCAGTAGGTATAGAAGCACAAGCTGGAGGCTCGGCATTCTCTAAAGTTATGATAGAGATGCAACTTGCAGTTGAAACAAATAGTGAAAAACTACAAGACTTTGCTAATGTTGCTGGAATGAGTGCTACACAATTTAAACAGGCATTTAAAGAAGATTCAGCGGGGGCAATAATAGCCTTTATTAAAGGGTTGTCTGATGCAGAAAAACAAGGAACATCTACTATCAAAATTTTGGACGATATGGGTATAACAGAAGTCAGACTAAGAGACGCATTATTAAGAGCTTCAGGAGCTAGTGATGTATTTAGCGAAGCAATTAAAACAGGTACTAAAGCCTGGGACGAAAATATTGCATTATCAAATGAAGCAGCCCAAAGATATGAAACTACAGAAAGTAAGTTAAAAATATTGAAAAATCAATTTGTTGATGTAGGAATAAAGTTAGGCGATGTATTAATTCCTTATTTAGAAAAAGGTGTAGATAAACTTGGAGAATTTGCAGATTGGTTAGGTAATGTTGATTCCGAAACTTTAGAAAGCACTGCTAAAATGGTAGGATTTGCAGTCGCGATAGGTGGAGTTCTAAAAGTCGGTGGTGGTGCAATAAGCACGGTAGGCAATATAGCAGGAGGACTTTCTAAGCTTACTAAAGTTTTAGGTGCCACAAAAGTTGCTACAGCAGGAGTAGGAACAGTGGCAAGTGTAGCAGGTGGGACAGCAGGTTTAGGAGGTTTAGCCGCAGGACTAGGAGGGGCAGTAGTAGCAGCAGCACCATTTCTTTTAGCTGGAGCAGCGGTTGCAGGAGTAGGATATACAATTTACAAAGGCATGACAGAGGAAGCAATTCCAGCTATTGATTTATTTGCCGATAAAGTAGAGTATGCAGCTACATCTATTGATGGAAGTTATAGTAGAATGAGTTCAGGATATGAAACGACTGTAACTACAATTTCTGAATCTACAAAAACAGCAGTAGGAGCGTATCTTGAATTAGACGAATCTGCAAAAAAAAGCATAGATAGTATATATATACACTCAACAGAAATAACAGAACAAATGAAAAACGAATTAATCGGAAAATATGAAGAAATGGGTGCCACAATTAATAGCACCACAGAGCAAAAAAGAATAGAAAATATAAATGATCTTCAAGAGTTTTTTAATGAAAGTAAGGCACTATCAGAAAGAGAAGAGTCTGATATATTAGCAAATACAGAAAAATATTATTCTGATAAACAAAAAACTGTACAAGGCTATGAAGATGAAATTAAGAGAATAATTGAGATAGCATCAAACGAAAGAAGGAAATTAACTGAAACAGAAGTAATGTCAATTAATGGACTGCAACAAAAGATGAAAGAGGAAGCAGTTAAAATACTATCAGAAAATGAAATCGAAGCACAAATAATATTGCAAAGAATGAAAGATTACGATACTAGAATAACCGCTGAGCAGACAGCAGAGCATATCCTTAAACTTAACGAAAGTAGAGATAAGGCAGTGGCAGTAGCAAATGAGGAATATGAAAAAAGAATTGCCACAATAATAAAAATGCGAGATGAGGCAAAGGTAATTAGTACTGAGCAAGCCGATGCTCTAATTGAAGATGCTGGAAGACAAAGAGATGGAATAGTTCAAAGAGCAGAAGAAACTAGACTTGAAGCTTTAGATAAAATGAGACGAATGAATAAAGATTTGGATGAACAAGTAGAAACAACCACAGGTAAAATTTTAACTTGGTGGGATAAGTTAAAAAGATGGTGGGGTGATTGGAAACCAGAGACAAAAACTTTTGAAACTCAGCAAAAAACGTACAGTACAGTTGTAACAAGTTACGCATCAGTAGGAGGTAAACCTGCGGTTTCAGCAAATTGGACAGGTACAAATAGTTTTCAGGGTGGATTAACAACACTGCACGAAAAGGGATATGAAGTCTATGATCTTCCACGTGGTACTAGAATATATAATCATGAAGCAAGTGAAGATATGGTGATTAAAGCAGCTGAAGAAGTTGTAGGCAAAATGTTTGATAAAAATAATATGGGTGGCTATGTACAAAATGCACCTATATTACATGTAGATAATTTACAAGTCAGAAATGATGGAGACATTCAAAAAATAACTGACAAAATAGTAAGAGAGATGAATAAAATGGGAATAGTCAGAGGGATAGTGTAA
- a CDS encoding phage tail domain-containing protein — protein sequence MESPYFIFDGIKSSDMGLYIIELEPGRSLTPYWGSQSVIERNSRRKITTNLIGINRYPIEFNVKFSLLKNQWTTQKRNEIARWLLHDTYKEFQTCDDLGKYFYAICNSSSDLNLIHNRGYFELTFRTNSQFAWSPIYISEFDLSDNVSTKIIEVENKSNVVKYFYPKLQFSLKNNTTNFSIRNLSNGGKVFSFENLNPNETVGVDNEEKIVLSDNPMSNPFSKFNRNWLALVQGVNYLEITGQCDLKFKQRFPIAQ from the coding sequence ATGGAAAGCCCTTATTTTATATTTGATGGTATTAAATCATCTGATATGGGTTTATATATAATTGAACTTGAACCAGGTAGATCGTTAACCCCGTATTGGGGTAGTCAAAGCGTTATAGAAAGAAATTCTAGAAGAAAGATAACCACTAATCTAATAGGAATAAATCGTTATCCAATAGAATTTAATGTTAAATTTTCTCTGTTAAAAAATCAATGGACTACACAAAAACGAAACGAAATAGCAAGGTGGTTATTACACGATACATATAAAGAGTTTCAGACATGTGATGACTTAGGAAAATATTTTTATGCTATTTGCAATAGTTCTAGTGATTTAAATTTGATTCACAATAGAGGATATTTTGAGCTAACTTTTAGGACAAATTCTCAATTTGCTTGGTCACCTATTTATATAAGCGAATTTGATTTAAGTGATAATGTATCAACAAAAATAATAGAAGTTGAAAACAAAAGCAATGTTGTGAAATACTTTTATCCTAAACTTCAATTTAGTTTAAAAAATAATACAACTAATTTTTCTATTAGGAACCTTTCCAATGGTGGGAAGGTTTTTTCTTTTGAGAATTTAAACCCTAATGAGACAGTAGGAGTAGACAATGAAGAAAAGATTGTATTAAGTGACAATCCAATGAGCAACCCATTCTCTAAATTTAACAGGAATTGGCTTGCATTAGTTCAGGGTGTTAATTACTTAGAAATTACAGGTCAATGCGATTTAAAATTTAAACAACGGTTTCCAATAGCACAGTAG
- a CDS encoding phage tail protein, whose translation MLIDINPNLELPDYKLTLCKLNEEPLQELSNITDIIYTPFFANIDELTFNIPLYRTTSDGDKIKNEIFDLVSGDHLILLNDGQFFYIDYVEKIDDGEIYKAVHCYSREYELSDKKIINYSAESRKLYSLLNEKDENGLEIGIMNYIEKICSWRVGYVNPNLLNKYRSFIFENFNLLQVLQETQKSFECLFKFDTINKIINIYEVSELGNNQGLYISDKNFIETLKEKTKSDEIKTRLYLFGENNISIEDINITGMPYIEDISFYKNTNYMSQELIDALNNYEILIESKQSEFEEYLSQIEALKAQTDNKYNELVQLNIELKAINTNIDANIGKPEYSQYLQQQFEKQVEIDAKISEINNLNNQIDGINASIKNMREEIDSANYFTEKQAKELDTFIKEETYTSLNYTIDNIEELLEQGIKILNKISRPVINFDIEVEDFLRIVEYQHLWKKLRLGDKINIHHSEMGFDVEVRLVSYSHNIEDNTLSLSFSNKNSIDDSSIYLRDLLGEVKTTSTQLIHNRIKWDEGSKANLAIKQYMNSKLDISKQQIVKASGQHPMFDERGGWFFKENPDGTIDPEQIRIANNQIVLTTDGFNTVKVAISPFGILAPYLIGDIILGSNLKILGDNGILEILGNLLTIKDNQDKTRVLMGEYEAGKYGAKYSHNDNSETIIDEDGFKRKITSNGNTYNYINLNYAGNALTTGSYNQDGDEANPIIRKTQQELDDLGVGVDWIEIPNPDFKNRQFIVIPSLLSLGEFWTAETGGSYSTVWSHYLVTDLGILDYDYINGKFQIRARRGEYAMYRGKYMYERWTPVTVSYYVYAIT comes from the coding sequence TTGCTTATAGATATAAATCCTAATTTAGAGTTGCCCGATTATAAGCTAACTCTGTGTAAATTAAATGAAGAGCCATTGCAAGAATTATCAAATATTACTGATATAATATATACACCTTTCTTTGCTAATATAGATGAGCTAACCTTTAATATTCCGCTTTATAGAACAACAAGTGATGGTGATAAAATAAAAAACGAAATATTCGACTTGGTTTCTGGAGACCATTTAATTCTTTTAAACGATGGACAGTTTTTTTATATAGATTATGTTGAAAAAATAGATGATGGTGAAATATATAAAGCAGTGCATTGTTATAGTAGAGAATATGAACTATCAGATAAAAAAATAATAAATTATAGCGCCGAATCAAGAAAGTTATATAGCTTATTAAATGAAAAGGATGAAAACGGACTTGAAATAGGAATTATGAATTACATAGAAAAAATATGCTCGTGGAGAGTTGGATATGTAAATCCTAATTTATTAAATAAGTATAGGTCTTTTATATTTGAGAACTTTAATTTATTGCAAGTGCTACAAGAGACACAAAAATCATTTGAATGTCTGTTTAAATTTGATACTATAAACAAGATTATTAATATATATGAGGTTTCAGAATTAGGAAATAACCAAGGCTTATATATTAGTGATAAGAATTTCATAGAAACTCTAAAAGAAAAAACTAAATCTGATGAAATAAAAACAAGGCTGTATTTATTTGGAGAAAATAATATTTCTATAGAAGATATTAATATAACTGGCATGCCATACATAGAAGATATTAGCTTTTATAAAAACACTAACTATATGAGTCAAGAGCTGATAGATGCATTAAATAATTATGAAATATTAATTGAGTCAAAACAAAGTGAATTTGAGGAATATTTAAGTCAAATAGAAGCCTTAAAAGCCCAGACAGATAATAAATATAATGAGCTAGTACAACTAAATATAGAATTAAAGGCTATTAATACTAATATAGATGCTAATATAGGAAAGCCAGAATATTCACAATATCTCCAGCAGCAATTTGAAAAACAAGTTGAAATTGATGCTAAGATTTCAGAAATTAATAATTTGAATAATCAGATTGATGGCATAAATGCAAGCATTAAAAATATGAGAGAAGAGATAGATTCAGCTAATTATTTTACAGAAAAGCAGGCTAAGGAATTAGATACTTTCATTAAAGAAGAAACCTATACTAGTCTAAACTACACGATAGATAATATAGAAGAATTATTAGAACAAGGTATTAAAATACTTAACAAAATTAGTAGACCCGTTATTAATTTTGATATAGAAGTTGAAGATTTTCTTAGAATTGTAGAGTATCAGCATCTATGGAAAAAACTAAGATTAGGAGATAAAATTAATATTCATCATAGCGAAATGGGTTTCGATGTAGAAGTAAGATTAGTCAGTTATTCACATAACATTGAAGATAATACCTTAAGTTTAAGTTTCAGTAATAAAAATTCTATTGATGATTCTAGTATATACTTAAGAGATTTACTTGGCGAAGTGAAAACTACTAGTACGCAATTAATTCATAATAGAATAAAGTGGGACGAAGGTTCAAAGGCTAATTTAGCCATTAAACAATATATGAATAGTAAACTAGACATAAGCAAACAACAAATAGTTAAAGCCAGTGGACAACATCCTATGTTTGACGAACGAGGTGGATGGTTTTTCAAAGAAAACCCCGATGGTACAATTGATCCCGAACAAATAAGAATTGCGAACAATCAAATAGTGTTGACTACAGATGGATTTAATACAGTTAAGGTAGCAATTTCACCTTTTGGAATCCTAGCACCTTATTTAATCGGTGACATTATCCTTGGCTCAAACCTAAAAATCCTAGGTGACAACGGAATCCTAGAAATACTCGGAAACCTACTAACTATCAAAGATAATCAAGATAAAACTCGTGTTTTAATGGGTGAATATGAGGCTGGGAAATATGGAGCTAAATATTCTCATAACGATAATAGTGAAACTATAATTGACGAAGATGGTTTTAAAAGGAAAATTACTAGCAATGGTAACACATATAATTATATAAATCTAAATTATGCAGGGAATGCATTAACAACAGGCTCATACAACCAAGATGGAGATGAAGCTAATCCAATAATAAGAAAAACACAACAGGAACTTGATGATTTAGGTGTAGGTGTGGATTGGATTGAAATACCTAATCCTGATTTTAAAAATAGACAATTTATAGTTATACCTTCTTTGTTAAGTTTAGGAGAGTTTTGGACTGCTGAAACAGGAGGTTCTTATTCCACAGTGTGGTCTCATTATCTAGTTACAGATTTAGGTATTTTAGATTATGACTACATTAATGGTAAATTCCAAATAAGAGCTAGACGTGGTGAATATGCTATGTATCGTGGTAAATATATGTATGAGAGATGGACGCCTGTAACAGTTAGTTATTATGTATATGCGATAACCTAA
- a CDS encoding phage holin family protein, with amino-acid sequence MQKNFDFGVIVSIGGSIVTYLLGGIDSLLQVLLIFIVLDYITGIAKGYVKKELNSTIGFRGILKKALILCVLIIAVQLDKVAETDQAFRTVVAWFYIGIEGISLLENAAEIGLPVPKKLLEALKILKDRGEGGKA; translated from the coding sequence ATGCAAAAGAATTTTGATTTTGGAGTTATCGTTAGTATAGGTGGTAGTATAGTAACTTACCTTTTAGGTGGAATAGATTCGTTACTACAAGTATTATTAATATTTATTGTTTTGGATTATATAACAGGTATAGCAAAAGGATATGTAAAAAAAGAACTTAATAGTACTATTGGATTTAGAGGGATTCTAAAAAAGGCTCTTATTTTATGTGTATTAATTATTGCTGTCCAGCTAGATAAAGTTGCGGAAACTGACCAAGCTTTTAGAACAGTAGTGGCATGGTTTTATATTGGTATAGAAGGAATTAGCTTATTAGAAAATGCTGCTGAAATAGGTCTACCAGTACCTAAAAAATTACTCGAGGCGTTAAAAATATTAAAAGATAGGGGAGAGGGTGGCAAGGCATAA
- a CDS encoding N-acetylmuramoyl-L-alanine amidase, whose product MLYSEIKKQHLQKGHMKRIEKALDFQYITVHNTANPTSTAKNERDWLDNPQNNNTTGWHIAIDEIEAIEAIPITEIAYHAGDGKNGTGNTKSIGIEICESGNYAKTEQNAIELITSILIDKGWSTDRVKPHKHWSGKQCPRIILPYWDDFIKRIDEEVKRQKNKEVSSWAVDAMKWAIEKGITDGNRPKDVATREEIWTMLYRMRNVK is encoded by the coding sequence ATGCTATATTCAGAGATAAAGAAACAACATTTACAGAAAGGTCACATGAAAAGAATAGAAAAAGCCTTAGACTTTCAATATATAACCGTACATAATACAGCTAACCCAACTTCTACAGCTAAGAATGAACGTGATTGGTTGGATAACCCACAGAATAATAATACTACAGGATGGCATATTGCAATTGATGAGATTGAAGCTATAGAAGCCATACCTATTACTGAAATTGCATACCATGCTGGGGATGGAAAAAATGGGACAGGTAATACTAAGTCTATAGGGATAGAGATTTGTGAATCAGGAAATTATGCTAAAACAGAACAAAATGCTATCGAATTAATTACTTCTATATTAATAGATAAAGGTTGGAGTACAGATAGAGTAAAACCTCACAAGCATTGGAGCGGTAAACAATGTCCTAGAATAATTCTTCCATATTGGGATGATTTTATCAAGCGTATAGATGAAGAGGTTAAGAGGCAGAAAAACAAAGAAGTAAGCAGTTGGGCAGTTGATGCCATGAAATGGGCTATTGAAAAAGGGATTACGGATGGAAATAGACCAAAAGATGTTGCTACAAGGGAAGAGATATGGACTATGTTATATAGAATGAGAAATGTTAAATAG
- a CDS encoding recombinase family protein, producing the protein MNIFDIDKIFESDITNITIAKYRKLLKNKKRPYVWGYARLSRDDDKEQNSLTNQKGIIKDYAESNKYDLVDIMEDDNVSGMTFDRDGISLLKDLIDEGLVDIILVKDLSRLGRHKAYSALFIEYINQKGIKVISINENIDTSNENDDLIIGFKQIINEQYAKDISKKIRSGIKQKQKEKGLVMIPPFAYYKDKNTGEMKVIPECADIVKLIFKLYIDGLGARKIASYLTENGYKTPSQYQKELLGKKVPVNKTKIAGAVWNDRTITRILDSDCYIGTLRCGVSYKNTITKVRKRLSEDEHIIHENFFPPIIDKETWELSRAIKENRSRNNVRASTNRKIHRYAGLLRCGDCNATFTAKRRAIKTNEYIEYVCNTYHRHSKSNYCTSHRIKESEIDDIVYAYLERVKVLAEENLLKVDEFIKEWNNKKRDYSNDIDKLKIEIMTLKDDVKQYAQQLARKLINEELFIELTQESNQKIDLLEKQIQTLEEMIEINKDAKKGIESSVELLTKIVEKKELSNAHLQMLINNIKIFEDEEGKLSLDITLNTPFKYHTSLGNYFTDKKSS; encoded by the coding sequence ATGAACATATTTGATATTGATAAGATTTTTGAAAGTGATATAACTAATATCACAATAGCAAAATACAGAAAACTACTTAAGAATAAAAAAAGACCGTATGTATGGGGTTATGCTAGATTAAGCAGAGATGACGATAAAGAGCAAAATTCATTAACTAATCAAAAAGGGATTATTAAGGATTATGCAGAATCAAATAAATATGATTTGGTTGATATAATGGAAGATGATAACGTATCAGGTATGACATTTGATAGAGATGGAATATCCTTATTAAAGGACTTGATAGATGAGGGGTTAGTTGATATAATTCTTGTCAAAGACTTATCCCGATTAGGTAGGCATAAAGCATATTCCGCTTTGTTTATTGAATATATAAATCAAAAGGGTATTAAAGTTATTTCAATCAATGAAAACATAGACACTTCTAATGAAAATGATGATCTAATTATCGGATTTAAACAAATAATAAATGAACAATATGCAAAGGATATTAGTAAAAAAATCAGATCGGGAATTAAGCAAAAACAAAAAGAGAAGGGTTTAGTGATGATACCACCATTTGCATATTATAAAGATAAGAACACTGGAGAAATGAAGGTCATTCCTGAATGTGCCGATATTGTAAAACTAATTTTTAAGTTATATATTGATGGTTTAGGAGCTAGAAAAATAGCATCTTATCTTACTGAAAACGGTTATAAGACACCTTCACAATATCAAAAAGAATTACTAGGTAAAAAAGTTCCAGTTAATAAGACAAAGATAGCAGGGGCAGTTTGGAATGATAGAACTATTACTAGAATATTGGACTCAGACTGTTACATTGGAACTCTAAGGTGTGGAGTATCTTATAAAAATACTATCACTAAAGTTAGGAAAAGACTAAGTGAAGATGAGCATATTATACATGAAAACTTTTTTCCACCTATTATTGATAAAGAAACATGGGAGTTATCAAGAGCTATAAAAGAAAATAGAAGTAGAAACAATGTAAGAGCTTCAACTAATAGAAAAATTCATAGGTATGCAGGGTTATTAAGATGTGGGGATTGTAATGCAACATTTACCGCCAAAAGAAGAGCAATTAAAACTAATGAATATATAGAATATGTTTGTAATACTTATCATAGACATAGTAAATCAAATTATTGCACATCGCATAGAATCAAAGAATCTGAAATTGATGACATAGTCTATGCATATCTTGAAAGAGTAAAGGTATTAGCAGAAGAAAATCTATTAAAGGTTGACGAGTTTATTAAGGAATGGAACAATAAGAAAAGAGATTATTCTAATGATATAGATAAACTTAAAATTGAAATAATGACATTGAAAGATGATGTAAAGCAATATGCACAACAATTAGCAAGAAAATTAATCAATGAAGAATTGTTCATTGAACTTACACAAGAGAGCAATCAAAAGATAGATTTATTGGAAAAGCAAATACAAACATTAGAAGAAATGATAGAAATTAATAAAGATGCTAAAAAAGGAATTGAAAGTAGTGTTGAGTTACTTACTAAGATAGTAGAGAAAAAAGAGCTAAGTAATGCACATTTACAAATGCTTATTAATAACATAAAAATATTCGAAGATGAAGAAGGAAAATTGAGTCTTGATATAACTTTAAATACGCCTTTTAAATATCATACTAGTTTAGGAAACTATTTCACCGACAAGAAGTCATCTTGA
- a CDS encoding DNA-binding protein, whose amino-acid sequence MLNYISVQQTADKWGISKRRIQKLCEENRIDGAVRFGHAWEIPKDAPKPADGRLKENKAKE is encoded by the coding sequence ATGCTTAATTATATATCCGTACAGCAGACCGCAGATAAATGGGGAATTTCCAAACGTAGAATACAGAAGCTCTGTGAAGAAAATAGGATTGACGGAGCCGTTCGCTTTGGTCATGCGTGGGAGATTCCAAAGGATGCACCAAAGCCTGCAGATGGCAGGCTGAAAGAAAACAAAGCAAAGGAGTGA
- a CDS encoding response regulator transcription factor, translated as MKRILVVEDDVMLNSGLCYNLELDEYKAVPAHDMASALEKIRSEPFHLVILDVNLPDGDGFGLCKKIRAAQDIPVVFLTARDLEADVMKGFDLGADDYITKPFNINIFRKKVAAVLKRSGKLSNQNLYMCGDLIIDFDKLTASIKDKPVFFTPTEYKILKIFTCNPNVLLTRQLLLEKLYDVDANFVDEHALTVNINRLRNKIETVDRKYIKTVYGMGYLWAGDKE; from the coding sequence ATGAAGCGAATTCTTGTGGTAGAAGATGATGTAATGCTGAATTCCGGTTTGTGCTATAACCTTGAACTGGATGAATATAAAGCGGTTCCCGCACATGATATGGCATCGGCTCTGGAAAAGATACGGAGTGAACCTTTTCATCTTGTCATTTTGGATGTGAATTTGCCGGACGGCGACGGTTTTGGGCTGTGTAAAAAAATCAGGGCTGCACAGGATATCCCGGTGGTTTTCCTGACCGCCCGTGATCTAGAAGCCGATGTGATGAAAGGTTTTGATTTAGGCGCGGACGATTACATTACAAAGCCGTTCAACATTAATATTTTCAGAAAAAAAGTAGCCGCTGTTTTAAAGCGATCAGGAAAACTGTCGAATCAAAATCTTTATATGTGCGGTGACCTCATAATCGACTTTGACAAGCTGACGGCATCCATCAAGGATAAACCTGTATTTTTTACACCCACCGAATATAAAATCTTAAAAATCTTCACGTGCAATCCGAACGTACTTCTTACTCGGCAGCTACTGCTAGAAAAATTGTATGATGTGGATGCAAACTTTGTGGATGAACACGCCTTGACCGTCAACATCAATCGTTTGAGAAACAAGATAGAAACCGTGGACAGAAAATATATCAAAACAGTTTATGGTATGGGCTATCTGTGGGCAGGTGATAAGGAATGA